Proteins encoded within one genomic window of Rhododendron vialii isolate Sample 1 chromosome 1a, ASM3025357v1:
- the LOC131329590 gene encoding protein FAR1-RELATED SEQUENCE 5-like, with translation MGVSVAFPSFHSSHVEREREAIQRTRTKNEEEQEIEDLTLPLLFTRIYYHIDWVTMIREGENHYLKWMQSLDDIQLSSLLPSLPAQSSENPVQSSANSSEVLINPQVKDEFIPKIEQQFANLEEVYTFYNNYAYHGGFSVRVHSSKSNTDGQTTRKEFVCFKQGKKQPTTTRPIKRKRGIIREDCPAKVTVVRRGEGYEVSQFVKGHNHPLTTPMKVHLLHSHRKVTPVQKCLMQQLGDANVPPFQQMSILELQSGGLQNVGFTKKDLYNDRRDKKKLVDGHDGNMIYEYLQSEKEKNSGFAFTFETDDEQRMTHCFWADTTCRKSFKYFGDVVVFDSTYDTNKYSLIFAPIVGVNHHGQTTLFGCAFLSDETCESFEWFFKEWLKAMPGGPPKMIITDQDPAMAKAIASTLPNTYHRLCIWHIVNKFSQKLGALAYVQHYEEFKKCIWNSENPDEFEARWLEIVQKAQLSSNEWLNDMYTIRARWIPAYTKHIFSAHMTSSQRSESDHAFFKRYVSKKNSLLEFVTWFDRALSNLRHNELDLDHKDVNEKPVLKTSWLLEKRMSELYTRTIFYKFQGEIHQKDAYVFTKTDEDEHRCLWNVQRAEIEGSRFREILVNKSSNYVSCSCKMFEFEGIPCRHMLAYFARMQIMALSDQYILQRWTVAAKASRVLDDLGGERGKELCGNSILMRRQRVFQLFSNVVDDALLTEEGTQVLEEALESVTKKVALMKISREDGEGSGIRVPVSLGSQLTYKEPLLVRAKGCGKRLKGGKEKAVKALRKCNGCGLTGQSHDKRNCPKLLNMSSQYTRLNDEDDDEDDTDNE, from the exons ATGGGGGTTTCCGTGGCCTTTCCTTCATTCCACAGTTCAcacgtagagagagaaagggaggcgATTCAGAGAACACGAACGAAGAACGAAGAAGAACAGGAGATCGAAG ACTTGACACTGCCTTTGTTATTCACTCGCATATACTATCATATTGATTGGGTAACTATGATCCGGGAGGGTGAGAATCATTACTTGAAGTG gaTGCAATCGTTGGATGATATACAACTATCATCACTGTTGCCATCTTTACCAGCTCAATCATCTGAAAATCCAGTTCAATCTTCCGCGAATTCTTCAGAGGTACTTATCAATCCTCAAGTTAAAGACGAATTCATACCGAAAATTGAACAACAGTTTGCCAACTTAGAGGAAGTTTATACATTCTACAACAATTATGCATATCACGGAGGATTTAGTGTGCGAGTCCATTCAAGCAAGAGTAATACGGATGGTCAAACCACTAGGAAGGAGTTTGTTTGTTTCAAACAAGGGAAGAAACAACCAACAACTACTAGGCCCATAAAACGCAAACGGGGTATAATTAGAGAGGATTGTCCTGCAAAAGTGACCGTTGTGAGGAGAGGTGAAGGATATGAAGTCTCCCAATTTGTCAAGGGTCATAATCACCCTCTAACGACCCCAATGAAGGTGCATCTTTTGCACTCTCATCGTAAAGTGACacctgtccaaaagtgtttaaTGCAACAACTTGGAGACGCCAATGTGCCACCCTTTCAACAAATGAGTATTTTGGAGTTGCAAAGTGGAGGTcttcaaaatgttggatttaCAAAAAAAGATCTTTACAATGACAGAAGGGATAAGAAGAAATTAGTAGATGGACATGATGGGAATATGATATATGAGTATTTGCagagtgaaaaagaaaagaattccGGGTTTGCGTTTACATTCGAGACAGATGATGAGCAGAGGATGACGCATTGTTTTTGGGCCGATACGACTTGTAGAAAGTCATTCAAGTATTTTGGAGACGTGGTGGTGTTTGATAGTACCTACGACACAAATAAATATTCTTTGATCTTCGCACCCATAGTAGGGGTTAATCACCATGGGCAGACAACGCTTTTTGGGTGTGCATTTTTAAGTGATGAAACTTGTGAGTCATTTGAGTGGTTTTTTAAAGaatggttgaaagcaatgcCAGGAGGCCCACCCAAAATGATCATAACAGATCAGGATCCGGCAATGGCAAAAGCAATTGCTTCTACACTTCCAAATACCTATCACAGGTTATGCATTTGGCACATTGTGaataaattttctcaaaaactaGGTGCACTTGCATATGTACAACATTATGAGGAGTTTAAAAAATGTATATGGAATTCTGAGAACCCAGATGAGTTTGAAGCAAGATGGTTAGAGATTGTGCAAAAAGCACAATTGTCTAGCAATGAATGGTTAAATGACATGTACACAATCCGTGCGAGATGGATTCCTGCCTATACGAAACACATCTTCTCAGCCCATATGACAAGTAGTCAAAGAAGTGAAAGTGATCATGCATTCTTCAAGAGGTACGTGTCTAAGAAAAATTCATTGTTGGAGTTTGTGACATGGTTTGATAGAGCACTTTCAAATTTACGGCATAATGAATTGGATTTAGATCATAAAGATGTGAATGAGAAGCCTGTGTTGAAAACCTCGTGGTTGTTGGAAAAGAGAATGAGTGAATTATATACGAGGACtattttttacaaatttcaAGGGGAAATCCATCAGAAGGATGCTTATGTGTTTACGAAGACGGATGAGGATGAACATCGTTGTTTGTGGAATGTTCAGAGGGCAGAAATAGAAGGTTCGAGATTTCGTGAGATTTTGGTAAATAAGTCATCAAATTATGTCAGCTGTAGTTGTAAGATGTTTGAATTCGAAGGAATTCCATGTCGGCACATGCTAGCCTATTTTGCTAGAATGCAGATTATGGCACTCTCTGATCAGTACATATTGCAAAGGTGGACTGTTGCAGcaaaagctagcagggttttgGATGACTTGGGTGGGGAAAGGGGGAAAGAATTATGTGGCAATTCAATATTAATGAGGCGACAACGTGTTTTCCAACTATTTTCAAATGTAGTTGATGACGCCCTATTAACTGAAGAGGGAACACAAGTTTTGGAAGAAGCTTTGGAATCAGTTACAAAAAAGGTTGCACTCATGAAAATTTCTCGCGAAGATGGCGAAGGGAGTGGCATTCGTGTTCCTGTCTCTCTTGGAAGCCAACTTACTTATAAAGAACCACTTCTAGTCAGGGCAAAGGGTTGTGGTAAACGACTTAAAGGAGGAAAAGAGAAGGCTGTCAAGGCATTAAGGAAATGTAATGGTTGTGGGTTAACAGGGCAATCACATGACAAAAGGAACTGTCCAAAACTTCTGAACAT gtcTTCACAATATACTAGGTTGAATGATGAGGACGACGATGAGGACGACACTGACAATGAGTGA